From Petrotoga sp. 9PW.55.5.1, the proteins below share one genomic window:
- a CDS encoding ABC transporter substrate-binding protein yields MKKYLIFLVLITFLVTNVVAVKISIAVESIEDRTELLNRQIEEFENQNPNISVETFLIPSYPGSTYKFYGTFVVTNKKEPTIFTLDFSWIEEFSPFLLTIEDGYDYFEMNKFLPPVIEAVKVNEEIKAIPYYLEPGLLYYRKDLLDKYGYKPPKSWNELYEIAQYISTMEGIYGFVWEGARYEGLTTFFLEVLYSFGGKIFEEDKFVLNSQENKNKAIEALELMKSFIDDELSPKGVTTYREEECRNIFQNGEAVFMRNLSYAWHLVNSPDSNIKGKVGFVPLPKTNYVENNVSVLEGKALAINPNATKEEIEAAKSFIKFLLNSNNQAQLFAFLNFMPVKREIFDNSLISQTDSNLLKFEPILENLELKPKSSIYTEISFVIQNNVYDALTGRVSVEKAVTDMINQIEFLIQ; encoded by the coding sequence ATGAAAAAATATCTTATATTTTTAGTTCTTATAACCTTTCTAGTAACGAATGTAGTTGCTGTTAAAATAAGTATAGCTGTTGAATCTATAGAAGATAGAACAGAATTATTGAATAGGCAGATAGAAGAATTTGAAAATCAGAACCCTAATATAAGTGTAGAAACTTTTTTAATTCCAAGTTATCCTGGTTCTACATATAAGTTTTATGGTACATTTGTTGTAACTAATAAAAAAGAACCAACAATATTTACTTTGGATTTTAGTTGGATTGAAGAGTTTTCGCCTTTTTTATTGACTATTGAGGATGGATATGATTATTTTGAAATGAATAAATTTTTACCTCCAGTTATTGAAGCAGTGAAAGTAAATGAAGAAATAAAAGCCATACCTTATTATTTAGAACCTGGATTGCTTTATTATCGTAAGGATTTGCTAGATAAGTATGGTTATAAACCTCCAAAGAGTTGGAATGAATTATATGAAATAGCGCAATATATTTCTACAATGGAAGGTATTTATGGATTTGTATGGGAAGGGGCTAGATATGAAGGTTTAACTACCTTTTTCTTAGAAGTTTTATACTCTTTTGGAGGGAAAATATTTGAGGAAGATAAATTTGTTTTAAACAGTCAAGAGAATAAGAATAAAGCTATTGAGGCATTAGAACTTATGAAAAGTTTTATAGATGATGAATTATCTCCGAAAGGTGTAACAACTTATCGAGAGGAAGAGTGTAGAAATATTTTTCAAAATGGAGAAGCTGTTTTCATGAGGAACTTAAGTTATGCCTGGCATTTGGTAAATTCACCTGATTCTAATATTAAAGGAAAAGTTGGATTTGTGCCTTTACCAAAAACAAATTATGTTGAAAATAATGTGTCTGTTTTGGAAGGTAAAGCTTTAGCAATCAATCCTAATGCTACTAAAGAAGAAATAGAAGCTGCAAAAAGCTTCATAAAATTTTTGTTAAATTCAAATAATCAAGCTCAACTTTTTGCATTTCTGAATTTTATGCCTGTAAAAAGAGAGATTTTTGATAACTCTTTAATATCTCAAACTGATTCAAATTTATTAAAATTTGAACCTATTTTAGAGAATCTAGAACTAAAGCCTAAGTCTTCAATTTATACAGAGATTTCATTTGTTATTCAGAACAATGTATATGATGCATTAACTGGAAGAGTTTCTGTTGAAAAGGCCGTAACAGATATGATTAACCAAATAGAATTTTTGATACAATAA
- a CDS encoding 2,3-bisphosphoglycerate-independent phosphoglycerate mutase, whose protein sequence is MYSVDRQQVVRNLVTKTESKIVLLVMDGIGDLPKDGKTPLQAAYKPNMDALARESDLGQSVPVLPGITPGSGPGHLSLFGYDSLKYNIGRGILEALGVGVKVEKRDVVARGNFATIKDGILVDRRAGRPASEESKKIVDLLSEKIKRIDDVDITFYPGKEHRFVVKFTGDNLFDEVADADPQKEGLPMEWAKALNPDSEKMADIVNKLIKQIEEVLKDQPKMNFALLRGFSKHPQLPSFEENYKLKAAAIATYPMYKGLAKLVGMDVLEAGQTTEEEVETLKKVWNEYDFFYFHVKKTDSYGEDGNFEAKVKVIEETDKAVKEILSLNPDVLIITGDHSTPALLKSHSWHPVPILLYSKYVRKGLSISYDEYECARGTLGTISALDIIPLALANAGKLDKYGA, encoded by the coding sequence GTGTACAGTGTAGATAGACAACAAGTTGTAAGGAATTTAGTAACCAAAACAGAGTCTAAAATTGTTTTACTGGTAATGGATGGAATAGGAGATTTACCGAAGGATGGGAAGACACCGTTACAAGCAGCTTATAAACCTAATATGGATGCTCTTGCAAGAGAAAGTGATTTAGGTCAAAGTGTTCCTGTTCTACCTGGCATAACTCCTGGTAGTGGCCCAGGTCATTTATCCCTTTTTGGTTATGATTCATTAAAATACAACATTGGAAGAGGTATCTTGGAAGCTTTAGGAGTTGGGGTAAAGGTTGAAAAAAGAGATGTTGTAGCAAGAGGGAATTTTGCTACCATAAAAGATGGAATACTTGTTGATAGAAGGGCAGGCAGACCTGCTAGCGAAGAATCTAAAAAAATAGTAGACCTTTTGTCTGAAAAAATTAAAAGGATTGATGATGTTGATATAACTTTCTACCCAGGCAAAGAGCATAGATTTGTTGTTAAATTTACAGGGGACAATCTTTTTGACGAGGTAGCAGATGCGGATCCTCAAAAAGAAGGGCTGCCTATGGAATGGGCCAAAGCCTTGAACCCTGATTCAGAGAAAATGGCAGATATAGTAAACAAATTAATAAAACAAATAGAAGAAGTACTAAAAGATCAACCTAAGATGAATTTTGCTTTATTGAGAGGTTTTTCAAAGCATCCTCAGTTACCTTCTTTTGAAGAAAATTATAAATTGAAAGCCGCAGCCATCGCAACTTATCCTATGTATAAGGGTTTGGCGAAATTGGTAGGAATGGATGTTTTAGAAGCTGGACAAACAACGGAAGAAGAGGTGGAAACTCTAAAAAAGGTATGGAATGAATATGACTTTTTCTATTTCCATGTGAAAAAAACTGATTCTTATGGAGAGGATGGAAACTTTGAGGCGAAAGTAAAAGTTATAGAAGAGACGGATAAAGCAGTCAAAGAAATATTAAGTTTAAATCCTGATGTTTTAATTATAACGGGAGATCATTCTACGCCTGCTTTGCTTAAGTCTCATAGCTGGCATCCAGTACCTATATTGCTTTACTCAAAATATGTTAGGAAAGGTCTGTCTATTTCTTACGATGAGTATGAATGTGCAAGAGGAACTTTAGGAACTATATCCGCCCTAGATATTATCCCACTTGCTTTAGCAAATGCTGGAAAGCTTGATAAATATGGAGCATGA
- a CDS encoding glycoside hydrolase family 65 protein, producing MDQWKIEQNEYNKKENKKYETLFTLANGYRGLRGFNEFSKDGWRGNFIAGIYDGASSEVEELVNCPDPLSINFYIDGEQINLDEQKILSFNRYLDMKQALLKTYIEIELNSGKVLEVISERFVSKSDHHIWGAKYQIIPKNFNGKLIIENQIDGSTVNSVFEPYSEAKHYDVLKLNDLKPGILLKSCTKEKKLTLIEASRIKCVKENNNLLRNRVYKSIDNIVKELYEVFLQKGNVYTIYKYGVTFTSRDKIDNLEKAAEERLNFFAYVGYEKELKNHLQEWDKIWDNIDIEIMGDEKAQLGIRFNVFQLTSCANDKDNTVSIAAKGLHGEGYKGHIFWDTEIFMLPFFIYTQPKVAKSLLLYRYNTLSGARKNAKLNGYKGAQFPWESTYNGLETTPKWGRDYLGNPVRIWTGDEEIHISADIPFAFWEYFRATNDEDFMKKFGVELFFETAKFWESRIEYNKEKDRYEIRNVIGPDEFHEHVNNNAYTNYMAKWNLAKAFELSKWLKEKDPIKYNNLCEYLGLSENDFLNWLNISNKIYIPKFDKTELIEQFEGYFDLQDFLIKEWDKNKMPIWPKGVELNKLDKTRLVKQADVVMLLLLLEDEFDYNTKKINYEYYEKRTMHKSSLSPSMYSIMGLKVGDTHNAYEYFIKTVMTDLEDNQGNTSLGLHAASTGGSWQSLVYGFGGMNIAKDGTLSFNPWLPKKWDGVSFNIFWKKAKLKVKITHEKIELMSDKDLKVSIFSKECNLKKGIPYIFDFSNAKIF from the coding sequence TTGGATCAATGGAAAATAGAACAAAATGAATATAACAAAAAAGAAAACAAAAAATATGAAACATTGTTCACACTAGCTAATGGATATAGAGGTCTAAGAGGTTTCAATGAATTTTCAAAAGATGGATGGAGGGGGAATTTCATTGCAGGTATATACGATGGTGCAAGTTCTGAAGTCGAAGAACTGGTCAACTGCCCTGATCCTCTTTCAATTAATTTTTATATTGATGGTGAACAGATTAATTTGGATGAGCAGAAAATCTTAAGCTTTAACAGATATTTAGACATGAAACAAGCCTTATTAAAAACATACATTGAAATTGAATTGAACTCGGGGAAAGTATTAGAAGTTATTTCGGAAAGATTTGTAAGCAAAAGTGATCATCATATATGGGGTGCAAAGTATCAAATAATTCCTAAGAATTTCAATGGTAAATTAATTATTGAAAACCAGATAGACGGGTCAACAGTTAATTCTGTTTTCGAACCTTATAGTGAAGCAAAACACTATGATGTTTTAAAATTAAATGATCTAAAACCAGGAATTTTACTAAAATCTTGTACAAAAGAAAAAAAGTTAACTCTTATTGAAGCATCTCGTATAAAATGCGTTAAAGAAAACAACAATTTACTAAGAAATAGGGTCTATAAAAGTATTGATAACATAGTAAAAGAGCTCTATGAAGTGTTTCTTCAAAAAGGAAATGTCTATACAATTTACAAATACGGTGTAACTTTTACATCTAGAGATAAAATAGATAATCTAGAAAAAGCAGCAGAAGAAAGACTTAATTTTTTCGCTTATGTAGGATATGAAAAAGAACTTAAAAACCACCTTCAAGAATGGGATAAAATTTGGGATAATATAGATATAGAAATAATGGGCGATGAAAAAGCTCAATTGGGAATAAGGTTTAATGTTTTTCAGTTAACTTCTTGTGCAAACGATAAAGATAATACAGTAAGTATTGCAGCAAAAGGATTGCACGGTGAAGGATACAAAGGGCATATTTTTTGGGATACAGAAATTTTTATGTTACCATTTTTTATATATACACAACCCAAAGTAGCTAAATCACTTCTTCTGTACCGATACAATACTTTATCTGGGGCAAGGAAAAATGCCAAATTAAACGGTTACAAAGGAGCTCAATTTCCTTGGGAATCTACTTATAATGGGTTAGAAACAACTCCTAAATGGGGGAGGGATTATTTGGGAAATCCTGTAAGAATATGGACTGGAGACGAAGAAATACATATTTCTGCAGATATTCCTTTTGCTTTTTGGGAGTACTTTAGAGCTACTAATGATGAAGACTTTATGAAAAAATTTGGAGTAGAGTTATTTTTTGAAACTGCTAAATTCTGGGAATCAAGAATAGAATACAACAAAGAAAAAGATAGATATGAAATAAGAAATGTCATAGGACCAGATGAATTTCACGAACACGTTAATAACAATGCTTACACTAATTATATGGCGAAATGGAATTTAGCTAAAGCTTTTGAACTATCCAAATGGTTAAAAGAAAAAGATCCAATTAAATACAATAATTTATGTGAATATCTAGGTTTATCTGAAAATGACTTTTTAAATTGGTTAAACATCTCAAATAAAATTTATATTCCTAAATTTGATAAAACAGAACTGATTGAACAGTTTGAAGGATATTTCGATTTGCAAGATTTTCTAATCAAAGAATGGGATAAAAATAAAATGCCTATATGGCCAAAAGGAGTTGAACTCAACAAGCTCGACAAAACAAGACTTGTTAAACAGGCAGACGTTGTAATGCTTTTATTGCTTTTAGAAGATGAATTTGATTATAATACTAAGAAAATTAATTATGAATACTATGAAAAAAGAACTATGCACAAATCATCATTAAGCCCATCAATGTACTCTATTATGGGATTAAAAGTTGGTGATACACATAACGCCTACGAATACTTCATTAAGACAGTTATGACCGATTTAGAAGATAATCAAGGTAATACAAGCCTCGGATTACACGCTGCTTCTACTGGGGGTTCATGGCAAAGTCTCGTTTACGGTTTTGGAGGTATGAATATAGCTAAAGATGGGACCTTGAGTTTTAATCCTTGGTTACCCAAAAAATGGGATGGTGTGTCCTTTAACATTTTTTGGAAAAAAGCAAAATTAAAAGTTAAAATCACTCATGAAAAAATAGAATTAATGTCTGATAAAGATTTAAAAGTAAGTATTTTTTCTAAAGAATGTAATTTAAAAAAAGGTATTCCTTACATCTTTGATTTTTCTAATGCAAAAATATTCTAA
- a CDS encoding carbohydrate ABC transporter permease — MSNKNWKIARIVSYIILIVYTLISLFPFLWAAIVSFVPMTYVDENGVAKGTDVMSWPPNIRLFEWPPKAFGAPLTLENYGKVFELVPLYSRWFLNTVIYAGFITIGNILIGTLGGYAFARLRFPLKEVWFALFLGTMMVPAQVTMIPQYTLMVNWNLVNTYPGMFFPKLANIFGLFLMRQFFMNFPKEMEEAARIDGAGIGGTFFKIVLPNAKPAIGALAIYTFLGAWNDFQWPLIITSRQEMYTLTLGLNFFKTSYYTFWQYMMAATIIMTIPMIIIFLSFQKQFVETGRAAAVKG, encoded by the coding sequence ATGTCAAATAAGAATTGGAAAATTGCTAGAATCGTTTCATATATTATCTTAATTGTTTATACTTTAATATCATTATTCCCATTTTTATGGGCAGCTATTGTTTCCTTTGTTCCTATGACATATGTCGATGAAAATGGTGTAGCTAAAGGAACAGATGTCATGAGCTGGCCTCCTAACATACGGCTTTTTGAATGGCCTCCTAAGGCTTTTGGTGCACCTTTAACCTTAGAAAATTATGGTAAAGTATTCGAACTTGTCCCTTTGTACTCAAGATGGTTTTTAAATACTGTTATATATGCTGGATTTATAACTATCGGAAACATATTAATCGGTACCCTAGGGGGTTATGCTTTTGCAAGATTACGGTTCCCTTTAAAAGAAGTTTGGTTTGCTCTTTTTTTAGGAACTATGATGGTTCCTGCTCAAGTTACTATGATTCCTCAATATACGTTAATGGTTAATTGGAATTTAGTGAACACCTACCCCGGAATGTTTTTCCCTAAACTAGCCAACATTTTTGGACTTTTTTTGATGAGGCAATTTTTTATGAACTTTCCAAAGGAGATGGAAGAAGCTGCAAGGATTGATGGAGCGGGTATAGGAGGTACCTTTTTTAAAATTGTTTTACCAAATGCTAAACCCGCCATCGGAGCTTTAGCTATATATACTTTCCTTGGAGCATGGAATGATTTTCAATGGCCATTAATCATTACTTCTCGCCAAGAAATGTACACCTTAACTTTAGGATTAAATTTCTTTAAAACATCTTATTATACATTTTGGCAATATATGATGGCAGCTACCATTATAATGACTATACCAATGATAATAATATTTTTATCTTTCCAAAAACAATTTGTTGAAACCGGAAGAGCTGCTGCTGTGAAAGGATAA
- a CDS encoding carbohydrate ABC transporter permease — translation MKPKIREAISGYLFASPVIITVLLFIIYPIIMIFYYSFTNFNPLETQKFKVPINPQEAIELHIGMFQTDVKSINEISDFFDVLPFIQYDVGLNLNEEQKEAILKYFDTEKLFKDFLEGNLNETMTNSEFMTTYMIDQKNLFRKYTPQIVGIENFKRMFNDDYVRISLLNTLIYTVIVVPIQTFLAVLLAVAANLKVKGVKFYKVVFFLPAITSSAAISMIFWLIYSKPGILNRILVALFGGLGYQPIDWLNNPNTALFSIMIMNIWATAGYFMITFLAGLQDIPSSLYEAAEIDGATSSQKFWKITLPLLRPQILFVIVMGTIGCMQVFDQIYFLIENMRNITISFYIYKNAFEYGNMGYASSLALVLFAIIMFITFLQRRYIPEEY, via the coding sequence GTGAAACCCAAAATTCGAGAAGCAATTTCAGGTTATTTATTTGCTTCCCCCGTTATAATCACAGTGCTACTGTTTATTATTTATCCTATTATAATGATTTTCTATTATAGTTTTACTAATTTTAATCCTTTAGAAACACAAAAATTTAAAGTACCTATAAATCCTCAAGAAGCTATTGAACTACATATCGGAATGTTTCAAACTGATGTAAAATCAATAAATGAGATATCAGATTTTTTTGATGTATTACCCTTTATTCAGTATGATGTAGGTTTGAATTTAAATGAAGAACAAAAGGAAGCTATTTTAAAATATTTTGATACTGAAAAACTATTTAAAGATTTTCTGGAAGGTAATTTGAATGAAACAATGACTAATTCGGAATTCATGACAACTTACATGATAGATCAGAAAAATTTGTTTAGAAAATATACACCCCAAATTGTGGGGATTGAAAACTTCAAAAGAATGTTCAACGATGATTACGTAAGAATATCGCTTTTGAATACATTAATATATACAGTTATTGTTGTTCCAATACAAACTTTTTTAGCAGTACTTTTAGCTGTTGCGGCAAATTTAAAAGTAAAAGGGGTTAAATTTTATAAAGTTGTTTTTTTCTTACCTGCCATAACCTCTTCAGCAGCTATATCGATGATTTTTTGGTTAATCTATTCCAAACCAGGTATTTTAAATAGAATTTTAGTTGCTCTTTTTGGTGGATTAGGGTATCAACCAATCGATTGGTTAAATAATCCTAATACCGCATTATTTTCAATAATGATAATGAATATTTGGGCAACTGCGGGATATTTTATGATCACTTTCCTAGCAGGATTGCAAGATATTCCATCTTCGTTATACGAAGCTGCTGAAATAGATGGAGCCACTAGTTCTCAAAAATTCTGGAAAATTACTCTTCCTCTATTAAGGCCTCAGATCTTATTTGTCATAGTAATGGGAACAATCGGTTGTATGCAAGTGTTTGATCAAATTTATTTTCTAATTGAAAATATGAGGAATATAACTATTTCTTTCTATATTTATAAAAACGCATTTGAATATGGAAATATGGGATACGCTTCTTCTTTAGCTCTTGTGCTTTTTGCAATAATTATGTTTATTACATTTTTACAGCGTAGATATATTCCAGAAGAATATTGA
- a CDS encoding ABC transporter substrate-binding protein: MKKVLSVALLCLLVVSSFSLVTITITGWPGNPAEEAAMKEIVEKFNSTHEDIQVRWDPIAGDYKQTLMTRLSGGQGPDLFYVDVYVFEELARANVLQPLDLYISRDNFDIDDFYANLVDAFTFNDRTYGIAKDFSTLALFYNKEIFDKYNVPYPTNNDTWFDLLYKATLLKERGYDAPLSLAADFNRLIPMIHSFGGRLVKDDLSTALTEPEAVAALKFYIDLVKNYELAYEPSTLGAGWLGDAFAKEMTAMVMSGPWALGYIRESFPNIEAKTGIVELPNLVVDSTMIYTVAWGMNRQSPNKNEAWEVLKFLVTEGQEIFVEKAGVLGSRESVAAKDTDPMKQVFYNSVEFGYPWRVPTPTGIFAKANDYLNSMLNDLFAGRITIEEAVRNIEKNYDSWVRQ, from the coding sequence ATGAAAAAAGTATTATCAGTAGCTTTATTGTGTTTGTTAGTAGTTTCATCATTTTCATTAGTAACTATAACTATTACAGGATGGCCTGGTAATCCAGCAGAAGAAGCGGCCATGAAAGAAATTGTTGAGAAGTTCAACTCCACTCACGAAGATATTCAAGTAAGATGGGACCCAATCGCTGGAGATTATAAGCAAACACTCATGACTAGATTATCAGGAGGCCAAGGTCCAGATCTATTTTATGTAGATGTTTATGTTTTTGAAGAATTAGCAAGAGCAAACGTTTTACAACCTTTAGATCTATATATCAGCCGTGATAACTTTGATATTGATGATTTTTATGCAAATTTAGTTGATGCTTTTACATTTAATGACAGAACCTATGGAATTGCGAAAGACTTTTCAACATTGGCATTATTTTATAACAAAGAAATATTCGATAAATACAACGTCCCATATCCAACAAATAACGACACTTGGTTTGATTTATTATACAAAGCTACTCTTCTTAAAGAAAGAGGATATGATGCTCCATTATCTCTTGCTGCAGATTTTAATAGATTAATCCCAATGATTCATTCTTTTGGTGGAAGGTTAGTTAAAGATGATCTATCAACGGCTTTGACAGAACCTGAAGCAGTTGCAGCACTTAAGTTTTATATAGATCTTGTTAAAAATTATGAACTTGCTTATGAACCCTCCACTTTAGGAGCAGGATGGCTTGGAGACGCATTCGCTAAAGAAATGACAGCTATGGTAATGTCAGGACCATGGGCATTAGGTTATATTAGAGAGAGTTTTCCAAATATAGAAGCAAAAACTGGAATAGTTGAACTACCAAATTTAGTAGTAGATTCGACAATGATCTATACTGTTGCTTGGGGAATGAACAGACAATCTCCTAACAAAAACGAAGCTTGGGAAGTTTTAAAATTCTTAGTCACCGAAGGACAAGAGATATTTGTAGAAAAAGCCGGTGTTTTAGGCTCAAGAGAAAGTGTAGCGGCAAAAGACACCGATCCTATGAAACAAGTTTTCTATAATTCGGTTGAATTTGGATATCCATGGAGAGTTCCCACCCCAACGGGTATTTTCGCAAAAGCAAACGACTATTTGAATTCCATGTTAAACGATCTTTTCGCAGGAAGAATAACCATAGAAGAAGCTGTTAGAAACATAGAAAAAAATTACGATTCTTGGGTAAGGCAATAA
- a CDS encoding LacI family DNA-binding transcriptional regulator: MKIKDIAKIADVSVATVSRVLNGANNVSNETKEKVLKVINKYDYKPDKIATSLRRKRTGMYAVIFSVKGGRVLEDTYSTKFLKGVLNFFSKKGLKLIVDIHEHGNILEYYKDIIKSKIVDGFILLDIRKNDERVELLNKENFPYVVIGRNNENNFVFVDSDNVSGAYMAIKHLSQIKCKKILYISGNKGIPVSDQRLVGVKNAESDLKVQVDVQYADFDEQKTVEILKSILKKGFDYDGIFCASDLMAYSAMKFLQGLDIKIPIVGYDNIPLSEFVGLTTVDQNIAKIGYSAAQAVHSLANNEDAVSLVVPSKLIKRKSTLNFNF, encoded by the coding sequence ATGAAAATTAAGGATATCGCTAAAATAGCAGATGTTTCTGTAGCTACAGTTTCTAGGGTTTTAAACGGTGCCAATAATGTTAGTAATGAAACAAAAGAAAAGGTTTTAAAAGTTATTAATAAATATGATTATAAGCCAGATAAAATTGCTACCTCTTTAAGAAGAAAAAGAACTGGTATGTATGCAGTGATTTTTTCTGTTAAAGGTGGGCGAGTTCTCGAAGATACTTATTCTACAAAATTCTTGAAGGGGGTTCTCAACTTTTTTTCAAAAAAAGGGCTTAAATTGATTGTAGATATCCATGAACACGGCAATATTTTAGAATATTATAAAGATATTATTAAAAGTAAAATTGTGGATGGTTTTATTTTGTTAGATATACGAAAAAATGATGAAAGGGTTGAGTTATTAAATAAAGAAAATTTCCCATATGTTGTAATAGGAAGAAATAACGAAAATAATTTTGTATTTGTAGATAGTGACAATGTATCTGGTGCTTATATGGCTATAAAACATCTTAGTCAAATTAAATGTAAAAAAATTTTATACATCAGTGGTAACAAAGGGATTCCTGTTTCTGATCAAAGACTTGTTGGAGTAAAAAATGCTGAATCAGATTTGAAAGTACAAGTGGATGTTCAATATGCAGATTTTGATGAGCAAAAAACAGTAGAAATATTAAAATCGATATTAAAAAAGGGTTTTGACTATGATGGTATTTTCTGTGCTTCTGATTTAATGGCTTATTCGGCCATGAAATTTCTTCAAGGTTTAGACATAAAGATTCCGATAGTTGGGTATGATAATATTCCCCTTTCCGAATTTGTTGGTTTAACAACTGTTGATCAGAATATTGCAAAAATAGGTTACAGTGCTGCTCAAGCGGTTCATAGTTTAGCAAACAATGAGGATGCAGTTTCTTTAGTAGTACCTTCAAAATTAATAAAAAGAAAAAGTACGCTTAATTTTAATTTTTAA
- a CDS encoding biotin transporter BioY: MKVKEISLIAIFVSLMAIGSQIIIPLGPIPFTMQLVVVFLSGFLLKPKNSLIVQIIYLLLGVFGVPVFSGFSGGMIHIIGPSGGFLISFPFSAFVISLCKFSKKLSDLFSGFFGLIIVYFIGWCWLRIYTTNFIQAFIVGILPFIFFDVIKLFISIYIKNLLLSNLKVFSNS, encoded by the coding sequence GTGAAAGTAAAAGAGATATCTTTAATAGCAATATTTGTATCTTTAATGGCAATTGGTTCGCAGATAATTATTCCCCTAGGCCCAATACCTTTTACCATGCAGTTAGTTGTTGTTTTTCTTTCAGGGTTTTTACTAAAGCCAAAAAATTCCTTAATTGTCCAAATTATTTACCTTTTATTAGGTGTTTTTGGAGTGCCAGTTTTTTCAGGCTTTTCAGGAGGAATGATTCATATTATTGGACCTTCAGGTGGTTTTTTAATTTCTTTTCCTTTTTCAGCATTTGTTATAAGTTTATGTAAGTTTAGCAAAAAACTTTCAGATTTGTTTTCTGGATTTTTTGGGCTCATTATCGTTTATTTTATTGGGTGGTGTTGGCTTAGAATTTATACGACTAATTTTATTCAAGCTTTTATAGTTGGAATTTTACCATTTATTTTTTTTGATGTAATTAAATTATTTATTTCCATTTATATCAAAAATCTTTTGTTATCAAATTTAAAAGTTTTTTCCAATTCTTAA
- a CDS encoding YqeG family HAD IIIA-type phosphatase — translation MNHITGLFKYIPIPREYSPDIYSVDYEKLKKLGFNTILMDYDFTITIWRDDNIPKKTLDLFDKLINDGFKVAIVTNAKREKMKLIEKITDGKIKVHTSMKKPNTKKLKQVLKELGSLESETVMIGDLFITDISAGNKLGLYTILINPYTYGLENKFKHFMAGFTKFAYNVFFYTIGWFFRVIDLVSPNEFKGNIFDTDYEQLKSEGFKIIIFDFDNTLNEWHSNNLKPEVIDLFLKLKEMGFYILIASNSKKKRFNNLSTELNNLGIDLLSYSMKPLRFKIRKKLKILGYKPGEGVVIGDQLFTDIALGNSLGFYTIKVQPLSKKEGLWTRFVRSFEKIVLKWIRNKPTLSKK, via the coding sequence TTGAACCACATAACGGGATTATTTAAATACATACCAATCCCTAGAGAATATAGTCCCGATATATATTCTGTAGATTATGAAAAACTCAAAAAACTTGGTTTTAATACAATTTTGATGGATTATGATTTTACTATAACCATATGGAGAGACGACAATATCCCAAAAAAAACGTTAGACTTGTTTGATAAATTAATAAATGATGGTTTCAAAGTAGCCATTGTTACCAACGCTAAAAGAGAAAAAATGAAATTAATAGAGAAAATAACTGATGGAAAGATTAAAGTACACACTAGCATGAAAAAACCAAACACCAAAAAATTAAAACAAGTACTGAAAGAATTAGGATCGTTAGAATCTGAAACTGTAATGATTGGCGATCTTTTCATAACAGATATTAGTGCAGGTAATAAACTTGGTTTATACACAATATTAATAAATCCTTATACTTATGGTTTGGAAAACAAATTCAAACATTTTATGGCTGGCTTTACTAAATTTGCATACAACGTCTTTTTTTACACAATAGGATGGTTTTTTAGAGTTATCGATCTAGTTAGTCCAAATGAATTTAAGGGAAATATATTTGACACTGATTATGAACAACTAAAAAGCGAAGGTTTCAAAATCATAATATTTGATTTTGATAACACATTAAATGAATGGCATAGCAATAATTTAAAACCTGAAGTTATTGATCTTTTTTTAAAGCTTAAAGAAATGGGATTCTACATTTTGATAGCAAGTAATAGCAAAAAGAAAAGATTTAATAATTTATCTACAGAGCTAAATAATTTAGGAATAGATTTACTTAGCTACTCAATGAAACCTTTAAGATTTAAAATTAGAAAAAAGCTAAAAATTCTAGGTTATAAACCTGGAGAAGGTGTTGTAATTGGCGATCAACTATTTACAGATATTGCCTTAGGCAACTCATTAGGATTCTATACTATAAAAGTACAACCTTTATCAAAAAAAGAAGGATTGTGGACTCGTTTTGTAAGATCTTTTGAAAAAATTGTCTTAAAATGGATCAGAAACAAACCAACTTTATCAAAAAAATAA